CTTGATAAATCTTGCAGCAAAAAAGAAAAAGCTTGCTCGGGATATCGTGAGCTTTGATAAACATACATTATGGCACGCCTATTATTTTCCTATTCGTGGTCTTGGCCTCATTTGGTCACGTAAGGGTGCTGAAGCATTTATAGCAGCCGCCAAACCCATCTCTATGCCCGTTGATATATTTTTCCAACAATGGCTGAGTGACAATGGGAAAGGCTTGGGCGTTTGGCCTGCATTGGTACAGCCCTTGGGACTTGACAGCGATATCTTAGGAACCGAGGCTTCGCAAAACATAAAACGCAAAGACAAAGAAAATCGAGACTTGTCCTATAATATAAAAAAACAGAAAAGAATGTGGCAAAATAAAACCACAGCTGTTGCCAACTTATACCTAAACAAGTAGTTTATATTTTATGAAAAATATCGTAATAAGTTTAGAATCTGCGGTAGAGCGCAGAAAGCATATAAACGAAGAGTTTGGTAAACATAAAGTAGATTTTGAGTTCTTTGATGCGTTAACTCCAGATTTAGCTAAAGATTTTGCCAACAATTTAGGTTTAAACCTTAAAGATGCTAAGTTAACTCCAGGTGAACTAGCTTGTATGATGAGTCATGTAGCTATCTGGAAAAAAACGATTGACGAAAACATCCCTTACGTTACTGTCTTTGAAGATGATATCTATCTAGGTGAAGACGCTGAAGAATTACTGAACAGATCTACTTGGATTAAGCCTGAGTGGAATATTATTAAGATTGAAACTGTTCTTAAAAAAATTATCTATGCTAAGAAATCTTATAACATACAGGGAGTAACAAGACAGTTGCACCAATTAAAAAGTAAACACTTAGGTACTGGTGGCTATATACTCTCTCTGAAAGGATCTCACACTTTTTTTAATTATATAAATAAAACAATTTTACGCCCCTTAGATGAACTAATTTTCGAAGAGTTTATACTAAATTATGATGAGCCGATATACCAAATGAAGCCCGCTTTGTGCATACAGGAGATAATTTTAGCTGGCCCAGACGCAGACTTATTATTACCAAGCCTACTCATCAATGAACGTAAAGATAGAATGAAAGCTAATAAAACAACAGGGTTCAATAAAGTACGTAGGGAGTTAAAGAGAGTTGCTCAGCAAACGAAAAAAGCATTATTAGCTAAAGAGATAGCTTTTAAATAATTTCATACCTTTAAATAATGCATATAAATTTACAGCTTGAACTCATTTACTGTCTTACAGGGTAATATATGTCAATTATAAACAGCTCTATAGAAAATCTAAAAAAAGTTAAATATGGCGTTCGCGGTGGTTGGCAATCTATAAAAGATATTAACTCCCGATCGGGACTTAGTATTTTTGATTATACGGAGCTAATGAAACCCTTAGACTTCTATCCTTTTGTACCCCATAAAGAAAATAATTTATATGGAAATGGGAGTGTCATCCAAGCTAGTTTCCCACATTTAGATTTTAGTGAGACTACAATTGAACATGGCTTGTATATTGGTAGTCTTGTTCCCTCACGCCATCTTAAAAGTCGATTTAAGAATATCATTACTTTTTCAGAGTATAGAAAAAAATTTATTGGCGCTAAGACAGAGCAAAATATCATTGCTGTTGGTCCCTACATTAACTATGCAAAGTCTCTCTATGACTCTGAAAAGCTACTGTCAGAGAAAGATAAATTGGGAAAAACTTTGGTTGTTTTCCCTTCCCATTCTATTGATAGTGTATATGCTCATCACAATATTACAGAGTTCATTAAGTACATTGAAATTTTTAAGGAAAAATATAGTTTTGACTCAATCTTAGTCTGCATGTACTGGAAAGATATTGAATTGAATAACCATAAGGAATATGAGCTATCAGGCTTTAGAATTGTAACTGCTGGGCATTCTTATGATGCTAACTTTCTTTCGAGATTAAAAACCATACTGCTAATTTCGGATGCTGTGTTAACTAATTCTGTAGGCACTCATGTTGGCTACTCTGTATCATTAAATAGGCCTATTCAAATCTGGAATGGTAGCAAACTAGAATACTTACCTATTCTAGGGCAGGAAGATGAAGCTAAAAAAGAGCTGAGCCAACGGCAAGGTGATGATTTAAATACACACTTAGATGATATTGAACATATCAAAACCATGTTTTTTGAGTTTGATGAAAGCATCTCCACCCCACAGCTTGAATGTGTAGAGTACTATTGGGGCAGCTCACCTTCTTATTTATTAGAAGCTTTTAAGTGACTAAAAGGAATTGGACATATGTATTCTATTAAAGACTTAAATCTTTTAGGCAAAGGAACTCAAAAACTTGTCTTTGAACATATTGAAAGTCCTGATAAAGTAATTAAGATAATGAGACCCGAGAACGCCACCGCAGATGGTGCTAGAGTTGGTCAACACTACTTACGAGCACATAGATCACAGGGCATTTACAGACAGTTCCGTAGAGAATTAATCCAATATCTGCAGCTATGCAAAACCAATTTTCATGAGAAAAACTACACCTTCCCCATTGAGACTGTACATGGCTTTGTAGGTACAGACTGGGGGTTAGGCCTAGTAACAGAAAAAATTATCAGTCCATCAGGCTCTCCTAAGACTTTATCCTACTTATCTAGCCATGATGAGTTTACATCAAAACATGCCAAAGCCTTGGATCAATTTTTTGATGAATGTTGTCATCTTCATATCGTTTTTGGAGAAGTTAATATTGCTGGCATAATGTACACTGAAAATAGAAGAGGTAGGCCTGAGTTCGTTCTCATTGATGGTATTGGAGATAAGCTAATAATACCCTTTAGATCTATGAGTAAAACTATTAACACTAGAAATGTTAGAAAAGTCGAGCGTAAAATAAAGTCTAAAATCCCATTTTATAATGATCCATTTCTCTAATATCTAATAGAAGAAAAGCTCTATTAAGTAAATCCAAATAATTAAGATAAAAGCTCATTCTTAATATATTTACATATTAGTTATCGAAAGCTTGTCAAACTAACAGGTGTGTTCTTCCTTATATCCTCTATAACCACCTTCCCAACAATCTTATCATAGAACTTAGGAGCAAGACCGAAACCAGGGCGTACACTGCGTATAGCATCTTCAGTAATGATATCACCCGCTTTTAAATCTTTTACAAAGTACAATGAGCGACGGAATTTCACGTTTGCTTGCTCACTACATTTACGGCCATAGTTGACTGAACCAAATGCTTGCCAAGCTGTTTTACTATCACGACATAAAGCAACTAAATCCTCAGGCTCAAGTGAGAAACTATCGTCAGGACCACCGCCGTTACGATCTAAAGTAAAATGCTTTTCAATAATTGAAGCACCTAACGCCACACTAGTAATTGCCGTTGTGTTGTCAATGGTGTGATCGGACAAACCCGTTACTAACCCGAAACGCTCTCTCATGTCTAAGAGAGTACGCAGATTATAATCTCCCGCGGGAGCAGGATAACCACTAACACAGTGTAAGATAGCCAATTCTTTACAGCCCCCCGATCGTGCGGCATCAATTGCTTCTTGTATCTCTTTGTCATCGGCCATACCAGTCGATATAATCATTGGTTTACCAGTACTTGCCACATATCGAATTAAGGGTAAGTCAATAGCTTCAAAAGAGGCAATTTTATATGCTGGAGCATTCAAGTCTTCTAACAGATCTACAGCTGTATTATCAAAAGGCGAGCTAAACATAGTAATATCTAATTCACGAGCATATTCAAATAAAGGCTTATGCCATTCCCATGGCATATGAGCTTTCTCATAAAGGCTATATAGAGTCTCGCCGTCCCATAACCCACCATGAATTTTGAAATCTTCAGAATCACTGTTTAATGTGATGGTGTCAGCAGTATAAGTTTGTAATTTTATCGCATCAGCACCTGAGGTTTTGGCCTGATTGATAATTTCTAAAGCAGTATCAAAGCTGCCATTATGATTAGCAGAGAGCTCTGCAATGATATAAGGGGCAGCATCAGTTGCGATCCTACGTCCTGCAATATTTATACTAGGGATATTAGACATAATTTAATTCTCATTATTATTAATTATTAGATAATACTCGTGGGCAAGTAAACCAAAGCAAATAACATCATAATATTTTTTACCATCGAAGTGATGTTGCTCTAGGATACCCTCTTCTTTAAACCCTAATCGTTTATGAAATTTCCTAGAAGCTTCATTAAAGTCTAAGGCTTGTCCACAGAGCTTATGAAGACGTAATATATTAAAAGCATAGTCTAAAGCTTGTGCACCAAGCTTCGATCCTGTTCCTTTAGGAGCATCTGGTGAAGTATAGAATCCCCAATCGGCAATACCACATTGAGCGATTCGATGAATATTTACAAAACCTAGAGGTTCACTATCTAATTCAAAGATTAAAAGGCTATAGCTACTATCTTTAGAAACCTTATTAAACCAATTTGTGTGCTCGGTTAAGGAAATCTCATGCTGGGTATACATATATCTACGAATATCAATATGGTTTCTCCAACTAATCACCAATGCTAGGTCAGACGACTGCATAGGCCGTAGTTTCAACTGAGATTTATTCATTATGGAAGCTCTTAATATGTTCTATAACCGTATATACACCCCTACCATCTAACACATCTGCGCTAGACTGACTCATCGCTTTTAGTTTATCTGGCATTTTTATAAACTCACATAGATATTCATTGATAACTTGAGCAAGGTTATGATCGTTTAACACAATTTTTACTGCATTTATAGAGCGTAAATTATTTGCAATATCCATTTGATTATCCGCGATAACTAACATAATAGTAGGTAAACCTAAGCAGCATCTCTCCCATGATGTTGATCCAGCAGCACCAATGGCTAAGTCGCTGTTAGCCATTAGCTCAGCCATATTGGAAACGCCAGTTTTAACTTCAGTATACCAAGGCAGTTGATTAGCCTTGGTTGTCACAGCATCTAACCATGGAGAGGTAGAGCCCATAACCACCGTAACCTTACATGACTTAGGTAAAGGTGCTTTTTTCAATAATTCCAATATATGTGAGGTTATATTATCCTTATCTACACCACCTAAGTTGATTAAGACGTGCTGTAAACTATTATCTTTTCT
This region of Psychrobacter sp. JCM 18902 genomic DNA includes:
- a CDS encoding glycosyltransferase family 25 protein, whose protein sequence is MKTLTYLINLDGSDTRLESATQQLEQIGWPFERIPAYDGRGKELSDFVDYDDFQARKNLGRGLLSSEIGCYLSHYNCAEQFLQTDADFLVVLEDDMTLSTSFKTIVNETLAFLYAHPTLDWYLINLAAKKKKLARDIVSFDKHTLWHAYYFPIRGLGLIWSRKGAEAFIAAAKPISMPVDIFFQQWLSDNGKGLGVWPALVQPLGLDSDILGTEASQNIKRKDKENRDLSYNIKKQKRMWQNKTTAVANLYLNK
- a CDS encoding glycosyltransferase family 25 protein → MKNIVISLESAVERRKHINEEFGKHKVDFEFFDALTPDLAKDFANNLGLNLKDAKLTPGELACMMSHVAIWKKTIDENIPYVTVFEDDIYLGEDAEELLNRSTWIKPEWNIIKIETVLKKIIYAKKSYNIQGVTRQLHQLKSKHLGTGGYILSLKGSHTFFNYINKTILRPLDELIFEEFILNYDEPIYQMKPALCIQEIILAGPDADLLLPSLLINERKDRMKANKTTGFNKVRRELKRVAQQTKKALLAKEIAFK
- a CDS encoding YrbL family protein yields the protein MYSIKDLNLLGKGTQKLVFEHIESPDKVIKIMRPENATADGARVGQHYLRAHRSQGIYRQFRRELIQYLQLCKTNFHEKNYTFPIETVHGFVGTDWGLGLVTEKIISPSGSPKTLSYLSSHDEFTSKHAKALDQFFDECCHLHIVFGEVNIAGIMYTENRRGRPEFVLIDGIGDKLIIPFRSMSKTINTRNVRKVERKIKSKIPFYNDPFL
- the pseI gene encoding pseudaminic acid synthase, which translates into the protein MSNIPSINIAGRRIATDAAPYIIAELSANHNGSFDTALEIINQAKTSGADAIKLQTYTADTITLNSDSEDFKIHGGLWDGETLYSLYEKAHMPWEWHKPLFEYARELDITMFSSPFDNTAVDLLEDLNAPAYKIASFEAIDLPLIRYVASTGKPMIISTGMADDKEIQEAIDAARSGGCKELAILHCVSGYPAPAGDYNLRTLLDMRERFGLVTGLSDHTIDNTTAITSVALGASIIEKHFTLDRNGGGPDDSFSLEPEDLVALCRDSKTAWQAFGSVNYGRKCSEQANVKFRRSLYFVKDLKAGDIITEDAIRSVRPGFGLAPKFYDKIVGKVVIEDIRKNTPVSLTSFR
- the pseH gene encoding UDP-4-amino-4,6-dideoxy-N-acetyl-beta-L-altrosamine N-acetyltransferase: MNKSQLKLRPMQSSDLALVISWRNHIDIRRYMYTQHEISLTEHTNWFNKVSKDSSYSLLIFELDSEPLGFVNIHRIAQCGIADWGFYTSPDAPKGTGSKLGAQALDYAFNILRLHKLCGQALDFNEASRKFHKRLGFKEEGILEQHHFDGKKYYDVICFGLLAHEYYLIINNNEN